From the genome of Nitrosomonas sp., one region includes:
- the tadA gene encoding tRNA adenosine(34) deaminase TadA, producing the protein MRLALEQASKAQMLGEVPVGAIVVHDENVIGYGHNCPITTQDPTAHAEIMALRDSAHRLNNYRLPGCTLYVTLEPCIMCIGALFHARIKRLVYAAADPKTGVCGSVIDLPAETRLNHHMQVKSGVLVNEASMMLKHFFSQRRKMHQIQSKK; encoded by the coding sequence ATGCGTTTGGCACTCGAACAAGCGTCAAAGGCACAGATGCTCGGTGAAGTACCGGTCGGCGCGATAGTCGTGCATGATGAAAATGTTATTGGCTACGGACATAATTGTCCCATCACCACCCAAGACCCAACAGCGCATGCTGAAATTATGGCATTACGGGATAGCGCACACCGTTTAAATAATTATCGCCTGCCCGGTTGTACGCTCTATGTTACATTGGAGCCCTGCATCATGTGCATTGGCGCGCTGTTTCATGCAAGAATCAAACGCCTGGTTTATGCCGCTGCGGACCCTAAAACAGGCGTGTGCGGCAGTGTAATTGATCTGCCCGCCGAAACCCGGCTGAATCATCACATGCAGGTTAAAAGTGGCGTTTTGGTTAATGAGGCCAGTATGATGCTTAAGCATTTTTTTTCGCAAAGGCGTAAAATGCATCAAATCCAGTCCAAAAAGTAG
- a CDS encoding L,D-transpeptidase, producing MKINISIKRQQLDLLNAAGQVIKHYRISTAKKGTGQQYGSFCTPLGKHIIRAKIGSGQPINTVFIRRRPTGEIYTPELGQKYPARDWILTRILWLSGCEPGFNRFGSVDTMRRYIYIHGSPDSVEMGKPGSIGCIRISNNDLLELFNNVTTGTEVNIIQ from the coding sequence ATGAAAATCAATATCTCTATCAAGCGGCAACAACTTGACTTACTGAACGCAGCCGGTCAAGTCATTAAGCACTATCGGATTTCTACTGCAAAAAAAGGCACGGGACAGCAATATGGGAGCTTTTGCACCCCGTTGGGCAAGCATATTATCCGCGCCAAAATTGGTTCAGGACAGCCCATCAATACGGTATTCATACGTCGTCGACCTACGGGAGAAATATATACACCGGAATTGGGACAGAAATATCCTGCAAGAGACTGGATATTGACGCGTATTCTATGGCTGTCCGGTTGCGAACCTGGTTTTAACCGGTTCGGCTCTGTAGATACCATGCGTCGCTATATCTATATTCATGGCAGTCCAGACAGTGTGGAAATGGGGAAACCGGGTTCCATTGGTTGCATTCGCATTTCCAATAACGATCTGCTGGAGTTGTTTAACAACGTTACCACAGGCACGGAAGTCAACATCATTCAATAA